Proteins encoded together in one Mycolicibacter minnesotensis window:
- a CDS encoding YaeQ family protein: MALSATVFKVELGVSDVDHGYYADHALTVARHPSENDERMVVRLLAFGLRAHRLADVDGELAFGAGLSAPGVPDLSLADYTGRILEWITVGQPDERALSKAAGQADQVLLFPFASGVATWWRTVGPKVAGLSNLSVVQIPHAPVQQLAQTVDRRISAQVMVIEGQVTMTVGGVDVTFAPEPLE; the protein is encoded by the coding sequence GTGGCCCTTTCTGCAACAGTATTCAAAGTCGAACTTGGCGTCTCCGATGTCGATCATGGTTACTACGCCGATCATGCGCTGACCGTGGCCCGTCACCCCAGTGAGAACGATGAGCGGATGGTGGTGCGCTTGTTGGCGTTCGGGCTGCGCGCACACCGACTCGCCGACGTCGACGGTGAGCTGGCGTTCGGGGCGGGCCTGTCCGCCCCTGGCGTGCCGGACCTGAGCCTCGCCGACTACACCGGCCGGATCCTGGAGTGGATCACCGTCGGCCAGCCCGACGAACGCGCCTTGAGCAAGGCGGCCGGCCAAGCCGACCAGGTTCTGCTGTTCCCGTTCGCCTCCGGCGTGGCCACCTGGTGGCGCACCGTCGGCCCCAAAGTAGCGGGGCTGTCGAACCTATCGGTGGTGCAGATACCGCACGCACCGGTGCAGCAGCTGGCCCAGACTGTCGATCGACGAATCTCGGCGCAGGTGATGGTGATCGAAGGTCAGGTGACGATGACCGTCGGCGGAGTCGACGTCACCTTCGCGCCCGAGCCATTGGAGTGA
- a CDS encoding LLM class flavin-dependent oxidoreductase has protein sequence MRFSVWPSTTQPWDEVLELAQFADDGFWHTLYVADHFMSPGDRPGRTSDWLEATAVMAALATVTSNIRLANLVLSMTFRHPAVLANLAVTVDQISRGRFTLGLGAGWQETEHEQYGLELGEPKARVDRFAEGLAVITGLLTNETTTFEGQYYQLTDALCEPKPVQSPLPLLIGGTGPRMLRLVARHAQEWNQWSAPGGFGERSAALDAACEKQGRDPATVWRSTQALVMVTDSPESEAEAKSAAEFLPQPVVYGPAARIAEAAATWRDEGVDEVIVPDFGMPRGPQRLDTYRELAEAFTPLA, from the coding sequence GTGCGATTCTCCGTGTGGCCGTCAACGACTCAACCATGGGACGAAGTCCTCGAGCTGGCGCAGTTCGCCGACGACGGGTTCTGGCATACGCTCTACGTTGCCGATCACTTCATGTCCCCCGGCGACAGACCTGGCCGGACGAGTGACTGGCTGGAGGCCACCGCCGTCATGGCCGCACTGGCCACCGTCACGTCGAACATTCGGCTGGCCAACCTGGTGCTGTCGATGACGTTCCGGCACCCGGCAGTGCTCGCCAACCTCGCGGTGACGGTCGACCAGATCAGCAGGGGTCGCTTCACACTTGGCCTCGGCGCCGGCTGGCAAGAAACCGAACACGAGCAGTACGGGTTGGAGCTGGGCGAGCCCAAGGCGCGGGTAGACCGCTTCGCGGAGGGGCTCGCCGTCATCACGGGGCTGCTGACGAACGAGACGACGACGTTCGAAGGGCAGTACTACCAACTGACGGACGCACTGTGCGAGCCGAAGCCGGTGCAGTCGCCGCTGCCGCTGCTGATCGGCGGAACGGGGCCGAGGATGTTGCGGCTGGTCGCGCGGCACGCCCAGGAATGGAATCAGTGGTCGGCGCCAGGCGGATTCGGCGAGCGATCGGCAGCGCTGGACGCGGCCTGCGAGAAGCAGGGCCGCGACCCAGCCACGGTATGGCGCTCCACGCAGGCCCTGGTGATGGTTACCGATTCACCCGAATCGGAGGCCGAAGCTAAGTCCGCAGCCGAATTTTTGCCACAACCGGTGGTCTATGGGCCGGCGGCGCGCATCGCCGAGGCGGCAGCAACCTGGCGCGACGAGGGCGTCGACGAGGTGATCGTCCCCGACTTCGGGATGCCACGGGGCCCGCAGCGTCTCGACACCTACCGGGAGTTGGCCGAGGCATTCACGCCGCTGGCCTGA
- a CDS encoding alpha/beta hydrolase, producing MRVLKSQRPSRRLVALQKLMLWATSHAGGAHNVGRTRKITQSMESRQRKVRGVQESTATVAGVPVRWFRPAQAGPGLIFHVHGGAFVAGSSLAARAHSGLAQSNSVELVSVDYRLAPEHPFPAALDDVWAVYSEVARNRPTVIVGESAGGGLAMSLVRRALDQGADAPKALVTMFPWADLSNSSDSFLRNEDRDLLSREGLSRSAVAYAGDLDLKTPLLSPLFGSFTDFPPTLIVVGTHDCLLDDSRHVATRLHAAGVDASLVEIAGGFHGFILLPVPESKEAKQRISSFVGRAFIH from the coding sequence GTGCGTGTACTGAAGTCACAACGTCCGAGCCGACGCCTGGTCGCTCTGCAGAAGCTCATGTTGTGGGCGACATCGCACGCAGGCGGCGCTCACAACGTGGGCAGAACGCGCAAGATCACCCAATCGATGGAATCGCGCCAACGTAAGGTGCGCGGAGTCCAGGAGTCCACCGCCACGGTTGCCGGCGTGCCCGTTCGGTGGTTCCGCCCCGCCCAGGCGGGCCCAGGGCTGATCTTCCACGTACACGGCGGGGCATTCGTTGCCGGTAGTTCTCTGGCAGCCCGTGCCCACAGCGGGCTGGCCCAGTCCAACAGTGTGGAACTGGTGAGTGTCGACTACCGACTGGCACCAGAGCACCCCTTCCCCGCGGCACTCGATGATGTGTGGGCGGTCTATTCGGAGGTAGCGCGTAACCGGCCTACGGTCATTGTTGGGGAGTCTGCCGGCGGTGGACTGGCCATGTCGCTGGTACGACGAGCGCTCGACCAAGGCGCAGACGCGCCGAAGGCTCTGGTGACAATGTTCCCCTGGGCGGACCTGTCCAACAGTTCCGACAGTTTCCTGCGGAACGAAGACCGAGATCTGCTGTCCCGCGAGGGTCTCTCGCGTAGTGCAGTGGCCTATGCGGGTGACCTTGATCTGAAGACGCCGCTACTGTCGCCGCTCTTCGGCTCGTTCACCGACTTCCCCCCCACGTTGATCGTCGTCGGTACCCACGACTGCCTGCTCGATGACTCCCGCCATGTCGCGACCCGCCTGCACGCCGCCGGTGTAGACGCGTCGCTCGTCGAGATAGCCGGCGGATTCCACGGCTTCATCCTTTTGCCTGTTCCCGAGTCGAAGGAAGCCAAGCAGCGAATATCGTCTTTCGTGGGCAGAGCCTTTATCCATTGA
- a CDS encoding GAP family protein, giving the protein MELASLALVIALSPASVVPAILMLHTPRPLASGWAFAAGWTLSLALFTGLFVRIAGELPGLGGPPQQWIRTATAGLAALLIAAGIVTWMRRGRSERAPVWLRALDSVTPHRAATAAPVLVSLNPKVLAACAAAGFSVSSTAQTNLAPWADVTVFVLFASATVILPVLSYAIWRERMNEPLQRLKSALERHHAAILAVVLIAVGLMLLLQAA; this is encoded by the coding sequence GTGGAACTGGCGTCTTTGGCCCTGGTCATCGCCCTGTCGCCGGCCTCGGTGGTGCCCGCGATCCTGATGCTGCACACTCCCCGTCCACTGGCATCGGGATGGGCTTTCGCGGCGGGCTGGACGCTGTCGCTAGCTCTTTTCACTGGACTGTTTGTCCGAATCGCCGGTGAACTGCCTGGCCTGGGCGGGCCGCCGCAGCAGTGGATCCGAACGGCAACAGCGGGTTTGGCGGCGCTTCTCATCGCCGCCGGTATCGTCACCTGGATGCGCCGAGGGCGCAGTGAACGTGCTCCGGTGTGGCTGCGGGCACTGGACTCCGTTACCCCGCACCGCGCCGCCACGGCCGCGCCGGTCCTCGTGTCCCTGAATCCCAAGGTGCTGGCCGCCTGCGCCGCAGCAGGTTTCAGCGTCAGTTCCACCGCGCAGACGAACCTGGCCCCGTGGGCCGACGTCACTGTTTTCGTCCTGTTCGCTAGTGCGACAGTGATACTGCCGGTGCTCAGCTATGCCATCTGGCGCGAGCGAATGAACGAGCCCCTGCAACGGCTTAAGAGTGCATTGGAACGACACCATGCCGCGATTCTCGCGGTGGTTCTGATTGCGGTTGGCCTGATGTTGTTGCTGCAGGCAGCGTGA
- a CDS encoding TetR/AcrR family transcriptional regulator — MPSESARIRETDRKRGRNSSGEATRIKLMTIAEAMFADRGIAAVSLNEIRIAAGQSNAAVVNYHFGTKEDLIKAILEHRLERIDGDRGRILEAITDDQPVALRRLLEALVLPQVSSIERGERHVELVAQLLFHGHGEPGGHAWILADPLLTEHGQRLNRLLWQQLSHLPHAVSVARLRFVYTSCLNAVADHQRQLATAAEAPSTAIFVSDLINSLTAVMSLPASAETLEALRHKESHVSQT, encoded by the coding sequence ATGCCCTCGGAGTCGGCCCGCATTCGGGAAACGGACCGCAAACGCGGCCGGAACAGCAGCGGGGAAGCCACGCGCATCAAACTCATGACGATCGCGGAGGCGATGTTCGCCGACCGCGGAATCGCTGCCGTCAGCCTCAACGAAATCAGAATCGCCGCCGGACAAAGCAACGCCGCGGTCGTGAACTACCACTTCGGAACAAAAGAGGACCTGATCAAGGCCATCCTCGAACATCGCCTTGAACGCATCGACGGAGACCGGGGACGGATTCTCGAGGCGATCACCGACGACCAGCCGGTCGCACTCAGGCGCCTTCTCGAAGCCTTGGTGCTCCCTCAGGTGAGCAGCATCGAGCGGGGGGAGCGACACGTCGAGCTGGTCGCGCAGCTGCTGTTCCACGGGCACGGCGAACCAGGCGGGCATGCGTGGATTCTGGCCGACCCCCTGTTGACCGAGCATGGGCAACGACTCAATCGGCTTCTCTGGCAGCAGCTTTCTCATCTTCCGCACGCCGTATCCGTGGCGCGGCTCCGTTTCGTCTATACAAGTTGCCTCAATGCTGTGGCAGACCACCAGCGGCAACTGGCAACCGCGGCCGAGGCGCCGTCGACTGCGATATTCGTATCGGATCTCATCAATTCGCTGACCGCGGTCATGAGCTTGCCGGCGTCAGCAGAAACACTTGAGGCGCTGCGCCACAAGGAAAGTCACGTCAGTCAGACTTGA
- a CDS encoding arylsulfatase gives MGTSDVAARPGAPNVVMIVLDDLGFAQLGCYGSDIQTPAIDRLARNGLRYNRFHVTGLCSPTRAALLTGRNHHAVGMGFLADIPTIHPGYTGKIPASVPTLPRLLRDSGWSTMAVGKWHLAPRGERTSAGPFTRWPLGLGFERYYGFLLGDANHWDPQLVRDNTYLDGPDVRPTGYHLTEDLTDEAIRMVVSQQQSAPGKPFFLYFATGAMHSPHHVHKEWADAYAGQFDIGWDSWRDEVFARQLAEGVVPAGTTITQRPDWVPAWSSLTADERAVYARMHEVYAGFLSHTDSQIDRLIRTLEELDVLDNTLVLLMSDNGASAEGGVGGTSNEHRFTHRVPESATDNLDVLPDWGGTAGYPHYAWGWAWAGNTPFRLWKRYAWLGGTRVPLIAHWPRGIRESGTVRSQFAHAIDIMPTVLEACGVEPQSPSAETTDGGAHGASLLPTFTDAAAPAPRSTQYFEVVGSRSIIADGFKATTDHVAQGVMDEEALLDGSRDFALDRWSLFRADDFSEAHDVSAAHPDVVSRLTDLWAAEAARYNVLPLTDSLVARAAEMVWPDFPPGQRVVLRPSGGPVVDEALPLLYSRLTADVDVPLEAANGVLFAIGNWTGGLAAFVIESRLHIAIAAPGGNIRVQADQLLTTGRHSTGCRLHRLDGETRVEAVIDNSVVGSAVAPVTLPHVWQHGGTSLLLGRDRGLPVCDSYRPPFAWNGKLHSVTVESDLESLPSQELLRAALKSD, from the coding sequence ATGGGTACATCCGATGTGGCCGCGCGTCCAGGAGCCCCTAACGTGGTCATGATCGTGCTCGACGACCTCGGTTTCGCCCAGCTGGGCTGCTACGGGTCAGATATCCAGACCCCGGCTATCGATCGTCTCGCTCGCAATGGGCTCCGTTACAACCGCTTTCATGTCACGGGACTGTGTTCACCGACGCGTGCCGCGTTGCTCACCGGCCGCAACCACCACGCGGTGGGAATGGGCTTCCTGGCCGACATCCCGACCATCCATCCGGGCTACACCGGGAAGATCCCCGCCTCCGTTCCGACGCTGCCGCGCCTACTGCGGGATTCGGGTTGGAGCACGATGGCCGTCGGGAAGTGGCATCTGGCACCTCGCGGCGAACGGACGAGTGCCGGTCCATTCACCCGCTGGCCGCTGGGACTCGGGTTCGAGCGCTACTACGGCTTTCTACTCGGCGATGCCAATCACTGGGACCCGCAGCTGGTGCGCGACAACACGTATCTCGACGGACCTGATGTGCGCCCAACTGGGTACCACCTGACCGAGGATCTCACCGATGAGGCCATCCGGATGGTGGTCAGCCAGCAGCAGTCAGCACCCGGTAAGCCGTTCTTCCTCTACTTTGCCACCGGGGCCATGCACTCGCCACACCATGTGCACAAGGAATGGGCCGACGCCTACGCAGGACAGTTCGACATCGGTTGGGACTCTTGGCGAGACGAGGTATTCGCCCGCCAGCTCGCTGAGGGTGTGGTGCCTGCAGGCACGACCATCACCCAGCGCCCTGATTGGGTCCCGGCCTGGTCCAGCCTTACTGCGGACGAACGTGCCGTCTACGCGCGGATGCACGAGGTGTACGCGGGCTTTCTCAGTCATACCGACAGCCAGATCGATCGTCTGATCCGCACCCTCGAGGAACTCGACGTGCTGGACAACACGCTCGTCCTCCTCATGTCGGACAATGGGGCCAGCGCTGAAGGGGGCGTGGGCGGAACCAGCAACGAGCACCGGTTCACCCATCGGGTGCCAGAGTCGGCGACTGACAACCTCGACGTGCTACCGGACTGGGGTGGCACCGCGGGGTATCCGCATTATGCGTGGGGCTGGGCGTGGGCCGGCAACACTCCCTTCCGCCTGTGGAAGCGGTATGCGTGGCTGGGAGGCACACGCGTTCCGCTGATCGCGCACTGGCCGCGCGGCATCCGCGAGAGCGGCACTGTCCGTTCACAGTTCGCGCACGCCATCGACATCATGCCAACTGTCTTGGAAGCCTGCGGCGTTGAGCCGCAGTCACCGTCTGCTGAAACTACCGACGGCGGCGCCCACGGCGCGAGCTTGTTGCCGACTTTCACCGACGCGGCAGCGCCCGCGCCCCGATCCACCCAGTACTTCGAAGTCGTGGGTTCCCGCTCCATCATCGCCGATGGCTTCAAAGCCACCACCGATCACGTGGCCCAAGGGGTTATGGACGAGGAAGCACTGCTGGACGGAAGCCGAGACTTCGCACTTGATCGGTGGTCGTTGTTTCGGGCCGACGATTTCTCCGAGGCTCACGACGTCTCGGCGGCCCACCCCGACGTGGTGTCGCGGTTGACCGACCTGTGGGCGGCCGAGGCCGCCCGCTACAACGTGCTACCGCTGACCGATTCATTGGTGGCACGGGCGGCCGAAATGGTGTGGCCGGACTTCCCGCCCGGGCAGCGCGTCGTGCTGCGGCCCTCGGGCGGGCCAGTTGTCGATGAGGCGCTCCCCTTGCTATACAGCCGATTAACCGCTGATGTCGATGTCCCGCTGGAGGCTGCCAACGGTGTGCTGTTTGCGATCGGCAATTGGACGGGAGGCCTGGCGGCGTTCGTGATCGAGTCCCGCCTGCACATCGCCATCGCCGCGCCGGGCGGCAATATCCGGGTGCAAGCCGATCAGCTCCTGACGACGGGTCGCCACAGCACAGGATGTCGGCTACACCGGCTCGACGGCGAGACCCGGGTCGAGGCGGTGATTGACAACTCAGTCGTCGGCTCTGCGGTGGCCCCGGTGACGCTGCCCCACGTGTGGCAGCACGGCGGGACGTCGTTGCTCTTGGGGCGAGATCGCGGGTTGCCGGTGTGCGACAGCTATCGACCACCGTTCGCGTGGAACGGCAAGTTGCACTCGGTAACAGTAGAATCCGACCTGGAGTCGCTACCGAGTCAGGAACTGCTCAGGGCCGCGCTCAAGTCTGACTGA
- a CDS encoding type II toxin-antitoxin system Phd/YefM family antitoxin, whose product MDKVTVRDLRNSGGDVLRRVEHGERIVITRDGTPVAELRPLPRSSAGPAELIRRRKNLPPVNPDALRRDMDHLIDPSL is encoded by the coding sequence GTGGACAAAGTTACGGTGCGCGACCTGCGCAATAGTGGAGGAGACGTTCTACGCCGCGTCGAGCACGGCGAGCGCATCGTCATCACCCGGGACGGCACACCTGTGGCAGAGCTCCGGCCGCTGCCTCGGTCCAGCGCAGGTCCCGCTGAGCTGATTCGTCGCCGTAAGAATCTTCCGCCGGTGAACCCGGACGCCCTCCGGCGCGACATGGACCACCTCATCGACCCATCACTGTGA
- a CDS encoding type II toxin-antitoxin system VapC family toxin: MLDTSTVILLGQISDPGELPDESVISAITLAELSVGPHVTNDDAERGARQQHLQQAEADFDVLPFDEDCARAFGAVAAALRASGRKPAARAYDALIAASAIAHAVPLYTCNPADFAGIPRLELRSVTHPHHR; the protein is encoded by the coding sequence ATGCTGGATACTTCGACCGTGATCCTCTTGGGTCAGATATCCGATCCGGGCGAGCTTCCCGACGAATCGGTGATTAGCGCGATAACGCTGGCCGAGCTGTCCGTAGGTCCACACGTCACCAACGACGATGCAGAGCGCGGTGCCCGTCAGCAACACCTCCAGCAGGCCGAGGCGGACTTCGACGTCCTGCCGTTTGATGAAGATTGCGCCCGGGCGTTCGGCGCGGTAGCGGCGGCGCTACGTGCGTCGGGGCGCAAGCCGGCTGCACGGGCGTACGACGCCCTCATTGCGGCCAGCGCAATTGCACATGCGGTGCCGCTATACACGTGCAACCCCGCAGACTTCGCAGGAATCCCGCGACTAGAACTACGATCAGTCACCCACCCGCATCACCGATAA
- a CDS encoding TetR/AcrR family transcriptional regulator, with protein sequence MPRFDYSHFGRGSAIAPPDRYRSRKQPKQDRAKETRQRVLDSAAQVFSEHGYLAGTTNRIAEDAGLSIGTLYQYFPNKDAILRALMEQHVETGMTLLAQRTAAGLPDRLDDTLRIFVRAAIDNHCDDPGLHRVLFEEAPRSPAFLERLHSLEDMAVASTAALIAQYPEVNVSDPVTAAEVIVATVESLVHRLIATPAPVAAGVVEDVIVTMLCGYLTGSTE encoded by the coding sequence ATGCCTCGGTTTGACTACTCGCATTTCGGCAGGGGTTCAGCAATCGCTCCACCAGACCGGTATAGGTCGCGTAAGCAGCCGAAACAGGACCGTGCCAAGGAGACTCGGCAACGGGTGCTCGATTCTGCGGCTCAGGTCTTCTCCGAGCACGGGTACTTGGCGGGCACGACCAACCGCATCGCCGAAGATGCGGGGTTGTCCATCGGCACGCTGTATCAGTACTTTCCGAACAAGGATGCGATCCTGCGTGCGTTGATGGAGCAGCACGTCGAGACCGGTATGACACTGCTGGCCCAACGCACCGCAGCCGGTCTACCTGACCGGCTCGACGACACACTCCGAATCTTCGTCCGCGCGGCAATCGACAATCATTGTGATGATCCGGGGCTGCATCGCGTGCTGTTCGAGGAAGCTCCGCGATCCCCCGCATTCCTTGAGCGCCTCCATAGCCTCGAAGACATGGCGGTTGCGTCGACGGCAGCGCTCATCGCTCAATACCCGGAGGTGAACGTCAGTGATCCAGTGACCGCCGCAGAGGTCATCGTCGCCACGGTCGAATCACTCGTCCACCGGCTCATTGCGACACCCGCGCCCGTCGCAGCAGGCGTGGTCGAGGACGTCATCGTCACCATGCTGTGCGGCTATCTCACCGGCAGCACCGAGTGA
- a CDS encoding serine/threonine-protein kinase, which yields MTLLAGTEFAGYTIIRSIGAGGMGEVYLAQHPRLPRRDALKILPEALTGNREFRDRFVREADLAAGLWHPHIVGVHDRGEFDGRLWITMDYIEGCDASQLMRAEYPAGMPVARVTTIVSAIADALDYAHQRGLLHRDVKPANILIESTSVREPRIALSDFGIAREIIDSPGLTATNLTVGTVAYAAPEQLMGQTLDGRADQYALAATAYHLLTGAPPYSNSNPAAVIGQHLNAPPPRLSALRPELAALDEVVGKALSKTPSERFASCGDFASALLKAANATDRLTKRRPVADLPAIQTRGPRFLAGRKRGVAILAVTAILIATVVAMGVYIRNHAANHTEESHPIAASAPLDGIFRFQYRPAQSSLMGAPHPLPYEDYERWWAMRTNCNASTCFASGLPLDPADHSRLLEKGTVARFQFADGNWDGFPKRKRDEMEECFVGDDGAMEKGQDTTVTSSQLQPQPDGSFQSTVTMTIVTAECGRQGGVYQTPFTAERVGDNPPELAFPDPVMEELPPAPEAVPGPVLTGLYELTLNVGQTRSDGTFSHGEDGLHQWRAFRSRCTASGCVATAAMLDSTNPTEPSGGAGVLRFAEGEWRVRESVVRIPCGSDLTLEETTEISLTLKPLPDGTLSGTYKHTTTSNECGGNGSWFEVPVTAVRKGEVPGTVTVADPALFG from the coding sequence ATGACGCTGCTGGCGGGCACCGAATTCGCTGGTTACACGATCATCAGAAGTATTGGCGCAGGCGGGATGGGGGAGGTGTATCTCGCGCAGCATCCACGCTTGCCCCGGCGTGACGCCCTGAAGATCTTGCCCGAGGCGCTTACTGGAAATCGTGAATTTCGGGATCGGTTCGTTCGCGAAGCCGATCTTGCCGCAGGTCTTTGGCACCCTCACATCGTCGGCGTTCATGATCGCGGCGAGTTCGACGGCCGACTGTGGATCACCATGGACTACATCGAAGGCTGCGATGCCAGCCAACTGATGCGTGCTGAGTACCCGGCCGGCATGCCGGTAGCCCGGGTGACGACCATCGTCTCAGCGATCGCCGATGCCTTGGACTACGCGCACCAGCGCGGTCTGCTGCACCGCGACGTCAAGCCGGCAAATATCTTGATTGAATCCACTTCTGTCAGAGAGCCGCGTATTGCCCTGTCCGACTTCGGGATAGCCCGAGAGATTATCGACTCTCCTGGACTCACGGCAACCAATCTGACTGTCGGGACTGTTGCCTACGCTGCGCCAGAACAGCTGATGGGGCAGACGCTCGATGGGCGTGCCGACCAATATGCGTTGGCTGCGACCGCATACCACCTGCTTACCGGTGCGCCGCCGTACAGCAATTCAAACCCGGCGGCCGTCATTGGGCAGCATCTCAACGCGCCCCCGCCCCGGTTGAGCGCACTGCGGCCAGAATTGGCTGCTCTTGATGAGGTAGTCGGGAAAGCACTGTCGAAGACCCCTTCAGAGCGGTTCGCATCCTGCGGGGATTTCGCGTCGGCATTACTGAAGGCCGCAAATGCTACTGACCGCTTGACCAAGAGACGCCCCGTGGCAGATCTCCCCGCGATTCAGACACGGGGGCCTCGTTTCCTAGCCGGCCGGAAACGCGGCGTGGCAATCCTGGCCGTGACGGCCATACTGATCGCCACTGTGGTCGCCATGGGCGTTTACATTCGAAACCACGCTGCTAACCACACCGAGGAATCGCACCCTATAGCCGCGAGCGCACCGCTCGACGGAATATTTCGCTTTCAATACCGTCCGGCGCAGTCAAGTTTGATGGGTGCTCCGCATCCACTGCCGTACGAGGACTACGAGCGATGGTGGGCGATGCGAACTAACTGCAACGCATCCACCTGTTTCGCCTCTGGATTGCCACTGGATCCCGCGGATCACAGTCGGCTGTTAGAGAAGGGGACTGTTGCGCGCTTTCAGTTTGCCGACGGCAACTGGGACGGGTTTCCGAAGCGGAAACGCGACGAAATGGAAGAGTGTTTCGTCGGCGATGATGGGGCTATGGAGAAGGGGCAAGACACGACCGTCACGTCTTCGCAGCTGCAACCGCAGCCTGACGGATCGTTCCAGAGCACCGTAACCATGACGATCGTTACCGCTGAATGCGGGCGCCAAGGCGGGGTATACCAAACACCGTTCACAGCAGAACGAGTCGGTGACAACCCTCCTGAACTTGCCTTTCCAGATCCGGTGATGGAGGAGCTGCCACCTGCTCCTGAAGCTGTGCCGGGCCCAGTGTTGACGGGTTTGTACGAGCTGACTCTCAATGTCGGCCAGACCCGTTCGGATGGCACCTTCAGCCATGGTGAAGACGGTCTACACCAGTGGCGGGCTTTTCGATCACGCTGCACCGCATCTGGATGCGTGGCCACCGCTGCCATGCTCGACAGTACGAACCCCACCGAACCCTCTGGGGGCGCTGGTGTCTTGCGATTTGCCGAAGGCGAGTGGAGGGTGCGCGAATCAGTGGTCCGTATTCCCTGCGGGTCTGACCTCACCCTCGAGGAGACCACAGAAATTTCTCTGACCCTGAAACCGCTGCCAGATGGCACGCTCAGTGGGACATACAAACACACGACGACGTCGAACGAATGCGGCGGCAACGGGTCATGGTTTGAAGTCCCTGTTACTGCAGTGCGTAAAGGCGAGGTCCCGGGCACCGTCACTGTCGCAGATCCGGCACTGTTCGGCTAG